One segment of Deltaproteobacteria bacterium DNA contains the following:
- a CDS encoding OmpA family protein — MMHLRVMFFGLLFGLLGAVPAQASLPIVGSQPAISSDGLGPLEAIEDLPHLHLEALFWLDSSHQILKVSQTIGSNTNDLGYLISYRLSGLLQASMGLYDLVTVSLGIPVTYHQGSGLDRSILGVALVEPGAGVGDVALNVHGKILSEKDYFVDLALLLPMTLPTANEASYSGEAGVSMTPTVAAAKTLVLGGADDNTYSIRIQAELGYQIRKQYELEGMLFSDQIHYTFGASSSLEPWLGLSLDAFAAWVGSIVLEKGAYGDRIYPQEFQAGGAWTLPSNWVEKDSAYISMSRLTFGFGMGLGASPVSPSLRLFLGLEGGHQITFDSDDDGINDNEDGCPNSPEDMDGLGDQDGCPEDDYDADGISDVDDKCPDAAETKNDFQEEDGCPDKRLDSDNDKVFDDLDKCVDKAEDLDEFEDEDGCPELDNDQDGIEDEKDKCPLEAEDFDEFEDGDGCPDLDNDADGVLDTVDKCPLDPENAPAEAERDGCPEVTTIAEPEPKTIETRLGDVLTDFAKGVQFAHATKTPAPKSNRAIDKIISFLKEHMEIKKILITGHTDSVGDTNRNLFLSKRRATILRERLVAGGISVERIDIDGKGSAEPIARNDTQAGRGLNRRIVIQVKDLQGSGVGTE, encoded by the coding sequence ATGATGCACTTGCGGGTCATGTTTTTTGGTTTGTTGTTCGGCTTGTTAGGGGCGGTTCCTGCGCAGGCATCGCTTCCCATTGTCGGTAGCCAGCCCGCTATTTCAAGTGATGGTTTGGGTCCGCTAGAAGCCATTGAAGACTTGCCGCACTTACATCTAGAAGCTTTGTTTTGGCTCGATTCCAGTCACCAAATCTTAAAAGTGAGCCAAACGATTGGGAGTAACACCAACGATTTGGGTTACCTTATCAGTTACCGTTTATCGGGTTTACTCCAAGCATCTATGGGACTTTACGACTTGGTGACGGTGAGCCTGGGGATCCCCGTGACCTATCATCAAGGCTCGGGGCTTGACCGCTCAATTTTGGGAGTTGCGCTTGTCGAACCAGGTGCAGGGGTGGGCGATGTCGCTCTGAATGTTCACGGGAAAATTTTGAGTGAGAAGGATTATTTCGTCGATTTAGCACTTCTGTTGCCGATGACATTGCCTACAGCCAATGAAGCCAGTTACTCCGGTGAGGCGGGCGTATCGATGACACCGACCGTGGCGGCTGCGAAAACTCTGGTGCTGGGCGGAGCTGACGACAATACATACTCTATCCGGATCCAGGCCGAACTGGGTTATCAGATTCGAAAACAATATGAACTTGAAGGCATGCTTTTCAGTGACCAGATTCATTACACGTTCGGTGCATCCTCGTCGCTTGAACCATGGCTCGGGCTTTCGCTTGATGCGTTTGCTGCGTGGGTGGGAAGCATCGTTTTGGAAAAGGGCGCCTATGGTGACCGGATTTACCCACAAGAGTTTCAAGCGGGCGGTGCCTGGACACTTCCGTCGAACTGGGTCGAAAAGGATTCAGCCTATATTTCGATGAGTCGTTTAACTTTTGGTTTTGGTATGGGGCTGGGCGCAAGCCCTGTATCACCATCGCTGCGCCTATTCTTAGGCTTGGAAGGTGGTCACCAGATAACATTCGATTCTGATGACGACGGTATCAATGATAACGAGGATGGTTGTCCGAATTCTCCAGAAGATATGGATGGCTTGGGCGACCAAGACGGCTGCCCGGAGGATGACTACGATGCCGATGGAATATCAGACGTCGACGATAAGTGCCCGGATGCCGCTGAGACGAAGAATGACTTTCAAGAAGAAGATGGCTGTCCAGACAAGCGTTTAGACTCCGACAACGACAAGGTCTTTGACGACTTAGACAAATGTGTCGATAAGGCAGAGGACCTCGATGAGTTCGAAGATGAAGACGGGTGCCCTGAACTCGACAACGATCAAGATGGTATTGAAGACGAAAAAGACAAATGTCCATTAGAGGCGGAAGACTTTGACGAGTTTGAAGACGGCGACGGTTGTCCCGACTTAGATAATGATGCCGATGGTGTTTTGGATACCGTGGACAAATGTCCTCTTGATCCAGAGAACGCGCCGGCGGAAGCAGAAAGAGACGGTTGTCCCGAAGTGACAACAATCGCCGAACCTGAGCCAAAAACGATAGAGACTCGATTAGGCGATGTTCTAACTGACTTTGCGAAGGGCGTTCAGTTCGCTCATGCTACGAAGACTCCAGCGCCGAAATCGAATCGAGCGATCGATAAGATTATTAGTTTTCTCAAAGAGCACATGGAAATTAAGAAAATCTTAATCACCGGACATACCGATTCGGTGGGTGATACGAATCGAAACCTTTTTCTATCTAAACGTCGAGCAACCATTTTGAGGGAGCGACTTGTAGCGGGTGGAATTTCGGTAGAGCGAATTGATATTGATGGGAAAGGGTCCGCGGAGCCCATAGCAAGGAATGACACCCAAGCGGGGCGGGGCTTAAACCGTCGAATCGTTATACAGGTAAAAGACCTCCAAGGCTCTGGTGTTGGAACAGAGTAA